A window of the Oncorhynchus masou masou isolate Uvic2021 chromosome 13, UVic_Omas_1.1, whole genome shotgun sequence genome harbors these coding sequences:
- the LOC135551840 gene encoding nuclear transcription factor Y subunit gamma-like isoform X9 codes for MSADSFGAGGSDAQQSLQSFWPRVMEEIRNLTVKDFRVQELPLARIKKIMKLDEDVKMISAEAPVLFAKAAQIFITELTLRAWIHTEDNKRRTLQRNDIAMAITKFDQFDFLIDIVPRDELKPPKRQEEVRQSVAPAEPVQYYFTLAQQPGQVQGQQATGQQATTIQPGQIIIAQPQQGQVLQGTTMQQLQQVQVAQSQGTPITGGAPMTMQVGDQQVQIVQASSQGQTQTVQSGQTMQVMQQIITNSAEIQQIPVQLNNGQLQYIRLAQPVSGTQVVQGQIQTLGNTQQVQITQTEQGQQQFNQFTDGQQLYQIQQVMPAGQDLSQPLFIQSTNQTADGQVTTQVSTD; via the exons ATGTCTGCAGATTCGTTTGGCGCTGGGGGCAGCGATGCCCAGCAGAGCCTACAGTCGTTCTGGCCACGCGTCATGGAAGAGATCAGGAACCTCACGGTG AAGGATTTCCGCGTGCAGGAGTTGCCTCTCGCCCGAATCAAGAAAATCATGAAGCTGGATGAAGATGTGAAG ATGATCAGTGCGGAGGCTCCAGTGCTGTTTGCCAAGGCAGCTCAGATCTTCATCACAGAGCTCACGCTGAGGGCCTGGATTCACACTGAAGACAACAAGAGACGCACCTTACAG AGGAACGACATTGCCATGGCGATAACGAAGTTTGACCAGTTTGACTTCCTTATCGACATTGTGCCCCGGGACGAGCTCAAGCCCCCCAAAcgacag GAGGAAGTGCGTCAGTCGGTGGCCCCAGCAGAGCCGGTTCAGTACTACTTCACCCTGGCTCAGCAGCCAGGCCAGGTGCAGGGCCAGCAGGCCACTGGACAACAGGCTACCACCATCCAGCCTGGACAGATCATCATCGCACAGCCACAGCAAGGACAG GTGCTGCAGGGGACCACAATGCAACAGTTACAGCAGGTGCAGGTAGCCCAGTCACAGGGCACACCTATCACG GGAGGGGCTCCAATGACCATGCAGGTGGGAGACCAGCAGGTCCAGATAGTACAGGCGTCGTCCCAGGGCCAGACCCAGACGGTGCAGTCAGGACAGACCATGCAGGTCATGCAGCAGATAATCACCAACTCCGCAGAGATCCAGCAGATACCA GTGCAGCTGAACAATGGTCAGTTGCAGTACATTCGGCTGGCACAGCCTGTCTCTGGCACACAGGTGGTTCAGGGACAGATCCAGACGCTGGGTAACACTCAGCAGGTACAG attacacagacagaGCAAGGCCAGCAGCAATTCAACCAGTTTACTGACGGACAG cAGTTGTATCAGATTCAGCAGGTGATGCCGGCGGGACAGGACCTGAGCCAGCCGTTGTTCATCCAGTCCACCAATCAGACGGCTGATGGACAGGTCACCACACAGGTCAGCACAGACTGA